A window of the Lolium perenne isolate Kyuss_39 chromosome 7, Kyuss_2.0, whole genome shotgun sequence genome harbors these coding sequences:
- the LOC127315245 gene encoding F-box protein At5g07610-like, producing the protein MAPAGANIAATVPALPEDVLVEILLLLPAKLVLRYRAVSKQWRRLLSDPVFIRDHHRRAPRAILLNSTFVGMGISVLQFPYTDQSTVAPLYCGIPCQHTYLHGCCHGLLLFSCNCLEPHEIDTNGDVFRYFVCNPATREFTRLPASIGQQVEFVGFYRHAPTAEYRVLCHNIHHPYKIYEYLVVAPGHHTARRLGPSNLWMDTDFPLMDESVIHRSCLHWMLWWRHMGIVVFDTISEEFRLMCGPVDSDTHADSMFGRLVGVDGTLGAPLFVADEGVLKLWVLESYEEEAWVLRYMIDTSLLDQGRRFFSILLVHVSDEGDAVVMTFERKGVGKSFAIGFKRPR; encoded by the exons ATGGCGCCCGCGGGCGCAAACATAGCCGCAACCGTACCGGCCCTGCCGGAGGACGTCCTCGTGGAGATCCTCCTCCTCCTGCCGGCCAAGTTAGTCCTCCGGTACCGCGCCGTCTCCAAGCAGTGGCGTCGTCTCCTCTCCGATCCCGTCTTCATCCGTGATCACCACCGGCGTGCACCCCGCGCCATCCTCCTCAACAGCACCTTCGTCGGCATGGGCATCTCCGTGCTCCAGTTCCCCTACACCGATCAATCGACAGTGGCTCCTCTCTATTGCGGCATCCCTTGTCAGCATACGTATCTCCACGGGTGCTGCCATGGCTTACTCCTCTTCTCGTGCAATTGCTTGGAGCCTCATGAGATCGATACCAACGGAGACGTGTTCCGCTACTTCGTATGCAATCCGGCGACGCGGGAGTTCACCAGACTGCCCGCTAGCATTGGCCAGCAGGTGGAATTCGTGGGTTTCTACCGGCACGCGCCCACGGCCGAGTACCGCGTCCTCTGCCACAACATACATCATCCTTACAAGATTTACGAGTACCTGGTGGTGGCGCCGGGCCATCACACGGCCAGGCGACTCGGACCCTCCAACTTGTGGATGGACACCGACTTTCCGTTGATGGATGAATCGGTGATTCACCGTAGCTGCCTGCACTGGATGCTATGGTGGCGTCACATGGGGATTGTCGTGTTTGACACCATCTCGGAGGAGTTCCGACTAATGTGTGGCCCGGTGGACAGTGACACTCATGCAGACAGCATGTTCGGCCGGCTTGTGGGAGTGGACGGGACATTGGGCGCGCCGCTATTCGTGGCAGATGAGGGGGTGCTCAAGCTGTGGGTGCTCGAGAGCTACGAGGAGGAGGCGTGGGTATTAAGGTACATGATAGACACTAGCTTACTAGATCAAGGACGCCGGTTTTTCTCCATATTGCTCGTCCACGTGAGCGACGAGGGTGACGCTGTAGTCATGACCTTCGAACGGAAAGGAGTCG GAAAGTCTTTTGCCATTGGCTTCAAAAGGCCTCGGTGA
- the LOC127315244 gene encoding F-box protein At5g49610-like: MAPAEANTAAAAPALPDDVLVEILLHLPAKSVFRFRTVCKSWRHLLSDPVFIREHHRRAPVALLLNDTCIDNGDAVSALPFPYGEQSTAAPLYCGISSQQTNLEGCCDGLLLLSCSVLQPEELDANGNEYRYFVCNPATREFARLPADLGQVEFVGFYRHVPTAEYRVLCHKYHSSIQHPYKIYEYLVAAPGDPTARQIGFSNLWTDDDLPLIGKPVTHRSCLHWMLWRASLGVVVFDTISEEFRLMRGPVGGDTSMDDPFDGQLVGVDGTLGVTLFAESEEALKVWVLVNYEKESWAFRYNIDISFLDRTCGGGLGFYSVSLVHVSDEGDAVLITMARKLVAVYNLRRCEVVTSAMRLEPFHGHLLATDHVYQENLVSPAPKGVGDPSPPYSSSA, from the coding sequence ATGGCACCCGCGGAGGCAAACACAGCCGCAGCCGCGCCGGCGCTGCCGGACGACGTCCTAGTGGAGATCCTCCTCCACCTGCCGGCCAAGTCCGTCTTCCGATTCCGCACCGTCTGCAAGTCCTGGCGTCATCTCCTCTCCGACCCCGTTTTCATCCGCGAGCACCACCGGCGTGCACCCGTCGCCCTTCTCCTTAACGACACCTGCATCGACAACGGTGATGCCGTCTCCGCGCTGCCGTTCCCCTACGGCGAGCAATCGACGGCGGCCCCCCTCTACTGTGGCATCAGTTCACAACAAACGAACCTCGAGGGGTGTTGCGACGGCTTACTACTCCTCTCGTGCAGCGTCTTGCAGCCCGAGGAGCTCGACGCCAACGGAAACGAGTACCGCTACTTCGTATGCAACCCCGCGACGCGGGAGTTCGCCAGACTGCCTGCCGACCTCGGCCAGGTAGAATTTGTGGGCTTCTACCGGCACGTGCCCACGGCCGAGTACCGCGTCCTCTGCCACAAATACCACTCGTCCATACAGCATCCGTACAAGATTTACGAGTATCTCGTGGCGGCGCCGGGCGATCCCACGGCCAGGCAGATCGGGTTCTCCAATCTGTGGACGGACGATGACTTGCCGTTGATCGGCAAACCGGTGACCCACCGCAGCTGTCTGCATTGGATGCTATGGCGTGCCAGCCTAGGTGTGGTCGTGTTCGACACAATTTCGGAGGAGTTCCGCCTTATGCGCGGCCCGGTTGGCGGTGACACTAGCATGGATGACCCATTCGACGGCCAGCTCGTGGGAGTGGACGGGACACTGGGCGTGACACTGTTCGCCGAATCCGAGGAGGCACTCAAGGTTTGGGTGCTCGTTAACTACGAGAAGGAGTCGTGGGCATTTCGGTACAACATCGACATTAGCTTCTTGGATCGAACCTGTGGAGGAGGCTTGGGATTTTACTCCGTGTCTCTCGTCCACGTGAGCGACGAGGGGGACGCTGTACTCATCACCATGGCACGGAAACTTGTCGCTGTCTACAATCTAAGGAGGTGCGAGGTGGTCACGAGCGCCATGCGGCTGGAGCCGTTCCACGGCCATCTCCTTGCGACCGACCATGTCTACCAGGAGAACCTCGTGTCACCGGCTCCAAAAGGCGTTGGTGATCCTAGTCCACCATATTCTTCTTCGGCCTGA